The following are encoded in a window of Arthrobacter antioxidans genomic DNA:
- a CDS encoding phosphatase PAP2 family protein has protein sequence MPEIQQLPAAETGTASLTLARTITELFAPTVLVGVLLLAQPWLTSGVTLLQAATAAVFTVGLPFALILVLKHRGTVTDHHVSVREQRAPILVAAALSLGAGALLLALLDAPAALFGEIGGVFIGLVLCLVVNLAWKLSVHAAVAAYVALALLAPVPLIGPALALLLASSVGWSRIRLGAHTPGQVLAGHAVGCLAFVTAALLLP, from the coding sequence ATGCCCGAGATCCAGCAGCTTCCTGCAGCCGAGACCGGCACGGCGAGCCTCACCCTGGCGCGGACCATCACCGAGCTCTTCGCGCCGACCGTGCTCGTGGGGGTACTGCTCCTCGCCCAGCCCTGGCTCACGTCCGGAGTCACCCTGCTTCAGGCTGCGACAGCGGCAGTGTTCACCGTGGGCCTGCCCTTCGCGCTGATCCTCGTGCTGAAGCACCGCGGCACCGTGACCGATCACCACGTCAGCGTCCGCGAGCAGCGCGCGCCGATCCTGGTCGCGGCGGCGCTCTCCCTGGGGGCCGGAGCTCTTCTGCTGGCCCTCCTGGACGCGCCCGCCGCACTCTTCGGCGAGATCGGTGGCGTCTTCATCGGCCTGGTGCTGTGCCTCGTGGTGAACCTCGCATGGAAGCTTTCCGTGCATGCCGCTGTCGCTGCGTATGTCGCACTGGCCCTGCTGGCCCCTGTTCCGCTCATCGGTCCGGCGCTCGCCCTGCTGCTCGCATCATCGGTGGGCTGGTCGAGGATCCGGCTCGGCGCGCACACGCCCGGGCAGGTCCTGGCCGGCCACGCCGTGGGCTGCCTGGCGTTCGTGACCGCGGCGCTCCTCCTGCCCTGA
- a CDS encoding DUF2231 domain-containing protein, whose translation MNGLPLPQRLARSVGVSPLSEKVAHTQEVLYGPLIGWARRSPFHTGVLGHSIHPLLTDVTLGCWLSASILDLAGGEQSRSGATLLVGTGVVAAVPTALSGAGDWAGMEGAERRIAAVHALGTDLAVFLLLGSLIARRRGRFALGTSLGLAGNVIVAGSGFLGGHLALNRGTARRTASATDGSTADRS comes from the coding sequence GTGAATGGATTGCCGCTTCCGCAACGCCTCGCCCGGTCCGTCGGGGTGAGCCCCCTCTCGGAGAAGGTGGCACACACGCAGGAGGTCCTGTACGGCCCGCTGATCGGCTGGGCACGGCGCAGCCCGTTCCACACCGGCGTCCTCGGCCACTCGATCCATCCGCTGCTCACCGACGTGACGCTCGGGTGCTGGCTGAGTGCATCCATCCTCGATCTGGCCGGCGGGGAACAGTCCCGCAGCGGTGCCACGCTCCTGGTCGGAACCGGGGTGGTGGCCGCCGTGCCGACGGCCCTGTCGGGCGCCGGTGATTGGGCGGGCATGGAAGGAGCGGAACGCCGCATCGCTGCAGTGCACGCACTGGGCACGGACCTCGCCGTCTTCCTTCTCCTGGGGTCGCTGATCGCCCGCAGGCGCGGACGCTTCGCCCTGGGCACGAGCCTTGGACTCGCCGGGAACGTGATCGTGGCAGGATCCGGGTTCCTCGGCGGCCATCTCGCTCTCAATCGCGGGACCGCCCGGCGGACCGCATCAGCCACCGATGGAAGCACGGCCGACAGATCCTGA
- a CDS encoding LLM class flavin-dependent oxidoreductase: MTKIGFLSFGHYQDVRGSLVPTAQEALVQAIELAVAAEELGVDGAYLRVHHFAPQYSAPFPLLAAMAARTKTIELGTGVIDMRYENPLYMAEEAAVTDLVSNRRLQLGISRGSPETALDGWRAFGYSPAEGSDEARMARDKALLFRQAIAGSGIADPNPRMSGSTGRLPIDPLSPGLPERIWWGSGTRATAQWAGEQGMNLMSSTLLTEDTGVPFDELQAEQIAVFRKAWAEAGHGWTPRVSVSRSILPIVSETDEYYFGVRAQRESRDQVGILDGARSRFGRSYIGAPDVIAAELAADAAVQAADTLLVTIPNQLGVDFNAALLGNIVQLVAPAAGLR, translated from the coding sequence ATGACGAAAATCGGGTTCCTGTCCTTCGGCCACTACCAGGATGTGCGGGGCTCGCTCGTCCCCACCGCGCAGGAGGCCCTTGTCCAGGCCATCGAGCTGGCCGTGGCGGCCGAGGAGCTCGGCGTGGACGGCGCCTACCTGCGCGTGCACCATTTCGCACCCCAGTATTCGGCGCCCTTCCCGCTGCTCGCGGCGATGGCCGCGCGGACGAAGACCATCGAACTGGGGACCGGCGTCATCGACATGCGCTACGAGAACCCGCTCTACATGGCGGAGGAAGCCGCCGTCACCGACCTCGTCAGCAATCGCCGCCTGCAGCTCGGGATCAGTCGCGGATCTCCCGAGACCGCCCTCGACGGCTGGCGCGCCTTCGGCTATTCCCCCGCGGAGGGCTCCGACGAGGCGCGCATGGCACGCGACAAGGCGTTGCTCTTCCGTCAGGCGATCGCGGGCTCCGGGATCGCCGATCCCAACCCGCGGATGTCCGGCAGTACCGGCAGGCTCCCGATCGACCCGCTCTCGCCGGGATTGCCGGAGCGTATCTGGTGGGGGTCGGGCACAAGGGCCACGGCCCAGTGGGCGGGGGAGCAGGGGATGAACCTCATGAGCTCGACCCTTCTCACCGAGGACACGGGCGTCCCCTTCGACGAGCTGCAGGCCGAGCAGATCGCCGTCTTCCGCAAGGCATGGGCGGAGGCGGGTCACGGGTGGACCCCGAGGGTCTCCGTCAGTCGCAGTATCCTGCCGATCGTCAGCGAGACCGACGAGTACTACTTCGGTGTCCGCGCCCAGCGCGAATCACGGGATCAGGTGGGAATCCTTGACGGCGCCCGGTCCCGTTTCGGCCGCAGCTACATCGGTGCCCCCGACGTCATCGCCGCAGAGCTCGCCGCCGATGCGGCGGTGCAGGCGGCCGACACGCTTCTGGTGACCATCCCGAACCAGCTGGGTGTGGATTTCAATGCCGCGCTCCTCGGGAACATCGTGCAGCTGGTGGCTCCCGCTGCCGGATTGCGCTGA
- a CDS encoding universal stress protein, with protein MSTIVVGYVPNALGEAAVSAAVEEAGRREADLVVINTTRADRLVNPAYADDEDVSKLDALLRATGVPFSVRHSISEATAAEEVVDTAEELGAELIVIGLRHRTPVGKLIMGSTAQTILLSARCNVLAVKLP; from the coding sequence ATGAGCACGATCGTGGTGGGCTACGTGCCCAACGCCCTGGGGGAGGCTGCCGTTTCCGCGGCCGTCGAGGAGGCCGGCCGGAGGGAGGCCGACCTCGTGGTCATCAACACCACGCGCGCCGACCGCCTCGTGAACCCGGCCTACGCCGACGACGAGGACGTCTCGAAGCTCGACGCCCTGCTCCGGGCCACCGGCGTGCCGTTCTCGGTCCGCCACAGTATCTCCGAGGCCACGGCGGCCGAGGAGGTCGTGGACACGGCGGAGGAACTGGGCGCCGAGCTGATCGTGATCGGGCTGCGGCACCGGACGCCCGTGGGCAAGCTGATCATGGGCTCGACGGCGCAGACCATCCTGCTGTCGGCGCGCTGCAACGTCCTGGCGGTGAAGCTGCCCTGA
- a CDS encoding VOC family protein — protein sequence MSTSRAWRWAGLRKLRSRAPAHRPACKTATIPITAYAHVRLTVTDIDASRAFYDALFGLPVAFAVPEDADAETCGQLGFLFGGVIYRLGDTLLGLRPMADDAFDENRVGLDHLAFTVEDKDVLDDAVKQLDDRGIQHAGVKDIDMGHILEFRDPDGIALELFAPTA from the coding sequence GTGAGCACGAGCAGGGCCTGGCGGTGGGCGGGGCTGCGCAAGCTCCGATCCCGCGCCCCCGCCCACCGGCCCGCGTGCAAGACGGCGACGATCCCCATCACGGCCTACGCCCACGTCCGTCTCACGGTCACCGATATCGACGCCTCCCGCGCGTTCTACGACGCCCTCTTCGGGCTGCCCGTCGCCTTCGCGGTACCGGAGGACGCGGACGCGGAGACGTGTGGACAGCTCGGCTTCCTGTTCGGCGGCGTGATCTACCGGCTCGGGGACACCCTGCTCGGTCTGCGGCCGATGGCGGACGACGCCTTCGACGAGAACCGCGTGGGCCTCGACCACCTCGCCTTCACCGTGGAGGACAAGGACGTGCTCGACGACGCCGTGAAGCAGTTGGACGACCGCGGTATTCAGCACGCCGGGGTGAAGGACATCGACATGGGTCACATCCTGGAATTCCGGGACCCGGACGGCATCGCGCTCGAGCTCTTCGCACCTACGGCCTAG
- a CDS encoding Bug family tripartite tricarboxylate transporter substrate binding protein, with product MTIDRTTARRSTLTALALASALALSACGSMTESTTAGEAEGTIEKLNIVVPADPGGGWDQTGRAMETDLKENELVGNASVVNVGGAGGTNGLAKLATETDPNTLMVMGYVMVGAVETNNAANRIEDTTPIARLTEEPLVIVVPADSPYQTVQDLLDDIEAKGQGVSITGGSAGGADHILAGSVLKEAGIAPENLNYIPYSGGGESLAALLGNKVNVGISGVGEYAEQVNAGKLRALAVSGEDAAPQLPDTPTLTEEGIDLVLTNWRGVVAPGTIDDAQAEALTQLVTDLHATDTWKATLEENNWADAFLAGEEFETFLDEDIASVKTTLTDIGLL from the coding sequence ATGACGATCGATCGCACAACGGCGCGCCGTTCGACCCTCACCGCCCTCGCCCTCGCCTCCGCACTCGCCCTCTCGGCCTGCGGCTCGATGACGGAGAGCACCACCGCCGGGGAGGCGGAAGGAACCATCGAGAAACTCAACATCGTGGTCCCCGCCGACCCCGGGGGAGGGTGGGACCAGACGGGCCGGGCCATGGAGACCGACCTCAAGGAGAACGAGCTCGTGGGCAACGCGTCCGTCGTCAACGTCGGCGGCGCCGGCGGCACCAACGGCCTCGCGAAGCTCGCCACCGAGACGGATCCGAACACCCTCATGGTCATGGGCTACGTCATGGTCGGCGCCGTCGAGACCAACAACGCGGCCAACCGCATCGAGGACACCACGCCGATCGCCCGCCTCACCGAGGAGCCCCTCGTGATCGTGGTGCCTGCGGATTCGCCCTACCAGACCGTGCAGGACCTGCTCGACGACATCGAGGCCAAGGGTCAGGGTGTCTCCATCACGGGTGGCTCGGCCGGCGGCGCGGACCACATCCTCGCCGGTTCCGTCCTGAAGGAAGCCGGCATCGCGCCCGAGAACCTGAACTACATCCCGTACTCGGGCGGCGGCGAGTCACTCGCCGCCCTGCTCGGCAACAAGGTCAACGTGGGCATCTCCGGCGTGGGGGAGTACGCCGAGCAGGTGAATGCCGGCAAGCTGCGCGCGCTCGCGGTGTCCGGCGAGGACGCCGCACCCCAGCTGCCCGACACCCCGACCCTCACCGAGGAGGGCATCGACCTCGTGCTGACCAACTGGCGCGGCGTCGTCGCCCCCGGCACCATCGACGACGCCCAGGCGGAGGCCCTCACGCAGCTCGTCACCGACCTGCACGCCACCGACACCTGGAAGGCCACCCTCGAGGAGAACAATTGGGCCGACGCGTTCCTGGCGGGCGAGGAGTTCGAGACCTTCCTCGACGAGGACATCGCGAGCGTCAAGACGACCCTCACCGACATCGGACTGCTGTAG
- a CDS encoding HNH endonuclease, whose amino-acid sequence MVSRIRALEDLKSAVAADQARTALALDTARRRAEASAGMPADQRGRGVGAEVALARRESPHQGSRLLGLARTLVADMPHTLAALESGVINEWRATLIVRETICLSAENRHAMDTELAAHPGALEGVGTQGLKNRARKIALRLEPEAAVARARKAATERYVSCRPAPDTMAYLTALLPAAEAISAYSALSRHADAQLNAGDDRGRGRGQLMADAVVERLTGAPAGSVRTDVQLIMTDRTLLQGDSEPAYLPGYGSVPAQYARDLLRSCPGNQGGSGANTADVRDAQDSQDSKAGRRMSGRGTSSTGGGGAGGGDSSTSGAGGAGGDRNAGETSRTSGAGSGRSAGGAGSTGGADSTGGADSTSDRAAQAWLRRLYTAPDTGELVAMDSRARLFPPGLRRLIAARDATCRTPYCDAPIRHTDHIVPWRLSGSTSADGGQGLCESCNYVKEALGWSSQPLPGGRHAIERRTPTGHAYVSKAPPLPGTPPPGTSLSRRTPRPVHSVIDFILSPFAA is encoded by the coding sequence TTGGTCTCGCGCATACGAGCGCTCGAGGACCTGAAGAGTGCGGTGGCGGCAGACCAGGCGCGCACGGCCCTGGCGCTGGATACCGCCCGACGACGCGCTGAGGCGTCCGCCGGCATGCCGGCCGACCAGCGCGGCCGGGGCGTGGGCGCAGAAGTCGCCCTGGCAAGGAGGGAGTCCCCGCACCAGGGCTCGCGACTGCTGGGGTTGGCCCGGACGCTCGTCGCCGACATGCCCCACACCCTCGCGGCCCTGGAGTCCGGCGTCATCAACGAGTGGCGAGCAACGCTGATCGTCCGTGAGACCATCTGCCTCAGCGCCGAGAACCGGCACGCCATGGACACGGAGTTGGCGGCTCACCCGGGAGCCCTCGAAGGCGTCGGGACCCAGGGACTGAAGAACAGGGCGCGGAAGATCGCCCTGCGGCTGGAGCCCGAAGCCGCTGTTGCCAGGGCCCGCAAGGCTGCGACCGAGCGCTACGTCAGCTGCCGGCCTGCCCCGGACACCATGGCCTACCTGACTGCGTTGCTTCCCGCCGCCGAAGCCATCAGCGCCTACTCTGCCCTGTCCCGCCATGCCGACGCTCAGCTCAATGCCGGGGACGATCGGGGGCGCGGACGGGGACAGCTGATGGCCGATGCCGTCGTCGAACGCCTGACCGGCGCACCCGCGGGATCGGTCCGGACCGACGTGCAGCTGATCATGACCGACCGCACCCTGCTGCAAGGTGACAGTGAACCGGCGTACCTGCCGGGGTACGGGTCTGTTCCGGCGCAGTACGCCCGGGACCTCCTCCGGAGCTGTCCCGGGAATCAGGGAGGTTCGGGGGCGAACACGGCGGACGTCCGGGACGCGCAGGACTCTCAGGACAGCAAGGCCGGCCGCCGTATGAGCGGTCGGGGCACCAGCAGTACCGGTGGGGGTGGGGCCGGCGGCGGGGACAGTAGTACCAGCGGGGCCGGTGGGGCCGGCGGTGACCGCAACGCCGGCGAGACCAGTCGCACCAGCGGGGCCGGCAGTGGCCGCAGCGCCGGCGGGGCCGGTAGTACCGGCGGGGCCGATAGTACCGGCGGGGCCGATAGCACCTCCGACCGCGCCGCTCAGGCGTGGCTCCGGCGGCTCTACACCGCCCCGGACACCGGAGAACTGGTGGCAATGGATTCCCGGGCCCGGCTCTTTCCACCCGGGCTCCGCCGCCTGATCGCCGCGAGGGACGCGACCTGCCGAACCCCGTACTGTGACGCGCCGATCCGGCATACCGACCACATCGTCCCGTGGCGCCTCTCCGGCTCCACGAGCGCCGATGGTGGGCAGGGACTGTGCGAGAGCTGCAACTACGTCAAGGAGGCTCTCGGCTGGTCGTCGCAACCACTGCCCGGAGGACGACACGCCATCGAACGGCGCACTCCCACCGGGCACGCGTACGTCTCGAAAGCGCCACCCCTACCGGGAACGCCCCCGCCTGGAACGTCCCTGTCGAGGAGGACACCCCGGCCGGTGCATTCGGTGATCGACTTCATCCTTTCCCCGTTCGCCGCGTGA
- a CDS encoding ATP-binding protein, with translation MIRTLPLRSQLFLLQLAIVLVIVAVAGSTAVTMQRLQIREQYQDRMVGVAQSVAQLPSVIEAFGQEDPSATIQPIADLIRQSTGVTYVVVTDAEGIRYSHPNPALIGEAVSTDPSVPLSGKTFVGTQTGTLGESWRVKVPVYEDGTTAGDIIGTASVGVLESELDAVLYEDLPRLLAWLIVAALVGSAGAIWISRLVWRRIYRLEPEQIASLLETRDAMIHGISEGLVAVDAHHRIALLNDEAKRLLGLDDDATGRPAADVMEPALARLLTDPADTDETVLSGERVLLARTSDALVDGVRVGRVMILRDRTELYQLLTDLDGERDATQALRAQAHEFANRMHTISGLLELGRTEQAVDFIQRSGHGGSLVSGSIAPGIRDPDAASLLMTKSTIAAEKGITLSIDDTSTLESDGTTDVVTILGILIDNALEAVADGGPGQVSVHLDTTDDGVRITVSDNGPGVPPEDVAGIFSSGYSTKDGGRTGTRGFGLALVDRIARRRSGHVVVDCSELGGAEFTVWLAPSLADVPRPTLQVP, from the coding sequence ATGATCAGGACGCTGCCTCTTCGATCGCAGCTCTTCCTGCTGCAGCTGGCCATCGTGCTCGTCATCGTCGCCGTCGCCGGGTCCACCGCCGTCACCATGCAGCGGCTGCAGATCCGGGAGCAGTACCAGGACCGCATGGTGGGCGTCGCGCAGTCCGTCGCACAGCTGCCCTCCGTGATCGAGGCGTTCGGCCAGGAGGACCCCAGCGCGACCATCCAGCCGATCGCCGACCTCATCCGCCAGTCCACGGGGGTGACCTACGTCGTCGTCACCGATGCCGAGGGCATCCGGTACTCCCACCCCAACCCTGCGCTGATCGGCGAGGCCGTCTCCACCGATCCCTCCGTCCCGCTCTCGGGGAAGACCTTCGTGGGCACACAGACCGGCACGCTCGGCGAGTCCTGGCGCGTCAAGGTCCCCGTGTACGAGGACGGCACCACCGCCGGGGACATCATCGGCACCGCCTCGGTGGGTGTCCTCGAGTCCGAGCTGGACGCCGTCCTCTACGAGGACCTCCCCCGCCTGCTCGCCTGGCTGATCGTCGCGGCGCTGGTCGGCTCCGCCGGCGCCATCTGGATCTCGCGACTCGTCTGGCGGCGCATCTACCGCCTCGAACCCGAGCAGATCGCCTCCCTCCTCGAGACGCGCGACGCCATGATCCACGGCATCAGCGAGGGCCTGGTCGCCGTCGACGCCCACCACAGGATCGCGCTCCTCAACGACGAGGCGAAGCGGCTCCTCGGTCTCGACGACGACGCCACGGGCCGCCCCGCCGCGGATGTCATGGAACCCGCCCTCGCCCGGCTCCTCACCGACCCCGCGGACACCGACGAGACGGTGCTCTCCGGGGAGCGCGTGCTGCTCGCCCGCACCTCCGACGCCCTCGTGGACGGCGTCCGCGTGGGGCGGGTCATGATCCTCCGCGATCGCACCGAGCTCTACCAGCTGCTCACCGACCTCGACGGCGAGCGCGACGCCACGCAGGCCCTCCGCGCGCAGGCGCACGAGTTCGCGAACCGCATGCACACCATCTCCGGCCTGCTGGAGCTCGGCCGCACCGAGCAGGCCGTGGACTTCATCCAGCGGTCCGGGCACGGCGGGTCCCTGGTCTCCGGCTCGATCGCCCCGGGCATCCGGGACCCGGACGCCGCGAGCCTGCTCATGACCAAGAGCACCATCGCCGCGGAGAAAGGCATCACCCTGTCCATCGACGACACCTCCACGCTGGAGTCCGACGGCACCACCGACGTGGTCACCATCCTCGGCATCCTGATCGACAACGCGCTGGAGGCCGTGGCCGACGGCGGTCCGGGGCAGGTCTCCGTACACCTCGACACGACCGACGACGGCGTGCGCATCACGGTCTCCGACAACGGTCCCGGCGTCCCGCCCGAGGACGTCGCCGGCATCTTCTCCTCCGGGTACTCGACGAAGGACGGCGGCCGGACCGGGACCCGCGGCTTCGGCCTCGCGCTCGTGGACCGGATCGCGCGCCGGCGCTCCGGGCACGTCGTCGTCGACTGTTCCGAGCTCGGCGGTGCCGAGTTCACGGTCTGGCTCGCGCCGTCGCTCGCCGACGTGCCCCGCCCCACCCTGCAGGTGCCGTGA
- a CDS encoding tripartite tricarboxylate transporter TctB family protein, translating to MSTSVQNAGSGTAAAPGKPIGELVFALIIVSIGVLGFVAGAGIQTPPSASDIGPRAFPFAVSALLLVVGAGLVFQVLRGHRGAADEGEDVDLEAKTDWLTVGKLAGFVLLHAFLIVPLGWPLAAAILFFGAAWSLGARPWWRNLVTAVVLALVLQFVFAGLLGVSLPPGFLEGFGVFGG from the coding sequence ATGAGTACCTCGGTCCAGAACGCCGGGAGCGGCACGGCCGCCGCTCCCGGGAAGCCGATCGGTGAGCTGGTCTTCGCACTCATCATCGTGAGCATCGGTGTGCTCGGTTTCGTGGCGGGCGCCGGTATCCAGACGCCGCCGTCGGCCAGTGACATCGGGCCACGGGCCTTCCCGTTCGCCGTCTCCGCGTTGCTCCTCGTGGTCGGGGCGGGCCTGGTGTTCCAGGTGCTCCGCGGTCACCGGGGTGCGGCGGACGAGGGCGAGGACGTGGACCTCGAGGCGAAGACCGACTGGCTGACCGTCGGGAAGCTCGCGGGGTTCGTGCTGCTGCACGCCTTCCTGATCGTCCCGCTCGGCTGGCCCCTCGCCGCCGCGATCCTGTTCTTCGGCGCAGCCTGGTCCCTCGGCGCCCGCCCGTGGTGGCGCAACCTGGTGACCGCCGTCGTCCTGGCCCTGGTGCTGCAGTTCGTCTTCGCCGGGCTCCTCGGTGTCTCGCTGCCCCCGGGCTTCCTCGAAGGGTTCGGTGTGTTCGGTGGATAA
- a CDS encoding GAF domain-containing protein produces the protein MPTPLALVAPLPPELPASLTARAAERERLRSLHRSNLLDSGDEERFDRLTRHARIHFAVATAIISLIAEDRQYLKSFVGSFPRTVPREAAFCNVTIESEDTLVVPDLLEDVRFQNSPFVVGPPFIRFYAGVPLRGPGGWFVGSLCILDTEPRRLGPRELLQLRRLADQAELEVNSTS, from the coding sequence TTGCCCACCCCCTTAGCCCTTGTCGCACCGCTCCCACCGGAACTGCCGGCGTCGCTCACGGCCCGTGCGGCCGAACGCGAGAGGCTGCGTTCCCTTCATCGTTCGAACCTCCTCGATTCCGGCGACGAGGAACGCTTCGACCGCCTGACGCGTCACGCCCGGATCCATTTCGCGGTGGCGACGGCGATCATCTCGCTCATCGCCGAGGACCGGCAGTACCTCAAGTCCTTCGTGGGGTCCTTCCCCCGCACCGTCCCGCGGGAGGCCGCATTCTGCAATGTGACCATCGAGAGCGAGGACACGCTGGTGGTGCCCGACCTGCTAGAGGACGTGCGCTTCCAGAACAGCCCCTTCGTCGTGGGCCCGCCCTTCATCCGCTTCTATGCGGGCGTGCCGTTGCGTGGACCCGGCGGCTGGTTCGTGGGCAGTCTGTGCATCCTCGACACCGAGCCCCGGCGTCTGGGCCCCCGTGAGCTCCTGCAGCTCCGACGCCTCGCCGACCAGGCCGAGCTCGAGGTCAACAGCACGAGCTGA
- a CDS encoding tripartite tricarboxylate transporter permease, translating to MDNFFLLMEGFATAMQPIYLLFALGGVLVGTAVGVLPGIGPAMTVALLMPITYSLEPTASIIVFAGIYYGGMYGGSTTSILLNTPGESSSIVTALEGNKMAKAGRGAAALATAAVGSFVAGTIATVLLSFVAPYVAAFAVQIGPVEYVALMVVAFLTVGALLGSSALRGLASLGLGLFIALVGFDALTAQQRYTFGSPFLADGIDVVLVAVALFAVGEALYVASRLRHGPIKVIPVTGGWTSWLRKEDLRRSWKPWLRGTLIGFPVGTIPAGGADVATFLSYASERKLAKGEHKKQFGKGAIEGVAGPEAANNAAAAGVLVPLLTLGIPTTATAAMMLVAFQRYQIPVGPQLFESNSTLVWALIASLYVGNLMLLVLNLPLVGIWVKILQIPRPYLYAGILVFAVLGAFSVNFTPIDVIILLIVGILGFFMRRYGYPIAPMVVGLILGPIFESQLRRSLAISQGDPVALIQSPVAATIYVVLIVIFALSLLLKRRQRQFEAMVAANADTSADTGADSGVHAAADSGAPSVARGSGSEAGVTSTAPPTSATPADQPNREDTDR from the coding sequence GTGGATAACTTCTTCCTGCTGATGGAGGGCTTCGCCACGGCGATGCAGCCCATCTACCTGCTCTTCGCGCTCGGCGGCGTGCTCGTCGGCACGGCGGTCGGCGTCCTGCCGGGCATCGGCCCGGCCATGACCGTCGCGCTGCTCATGCCCATCACCTACAGCCTCGAGCCGACGGCGTCGATCATCGTCTTCGCCGGTATCTACTACGGCGGCATGTACGGCGGGTCCACGACCTCGATCCTGCTGAACACCCCGGGGGAGTCGTCCTCGATCGTCACGGCGCTCGAGGGCAACAAGATGGCCAAGGCCGGGCGGGGCGCGGCGGCGCTGGCGACGGCGGCGGTCGGCTCGTTCGTGGCAGGCACCATCGCCACGGTGCTGCTCAGCTTCGTGGCACCGTACGTGGCCGCGTTCGCCGTGCAGATCGGCCCCGTCGAGTACGTGGCCCTCATGGTCGTCGCGTTCCTGACGGTCGGTGCGCTCCTCGGATCCTCCGCGTTGCGCGGCCTGGCGTCCCTGGGGCTCGGCCTGTTCATCGCGCTCGTCGGCTTCGACGCGCTCACCGCCCAGCAGCGGTACACGTTCGGCAGCCCGTTCCTGGCGGACGGGATCGACGTCGTCCTCGTGGCCGTCGCGCTGTTCGCCGTCGGCGAGGCCCTCTACGTGGCCTCGCGTCTGCGCCACGGACCCATCAAGGTCATCCCGGTCACCGGGGGCTGGACCAGCTGGCTCCGCAAGGAGGATCTCCGCCGGTCCTGGAAGCCGTGGCTCCGCGGCACCCTGATCGGGTTCCCCGTGGGCACCATCCCTGCGGGCGGCGCCGATGTGGCGACGTTCCTCTCCTACGCCTCCGAGCGCAAGCTCGCGAAGGGCGAGCACAAGAAGCAGTTCGGCAAGGGTGCCATCGAGGGAGTGGCCGGTCCGGAGGCGGCGAACAACGCGGCGGCCGCCGGCGTCCTCGTCCCGCTGCTGACGCTCGGCATCCCGACGACGGCGACCGCCGCCATGATGCTCGTGGCGTTCCAGCGCTACCAGATCCCGGTGGGGCCGCAGCTCTTCGAGTCCAACAGCACGCTCGTGTGGGCGCTCATCGCGAGCCTCTACGTCGGCAACCTGATGCTGCTGGTGCTGAACCTGCCGCTCGTTGGCATCTGGGTCAAGATCCTGCAGATCCCGCGGCCCTACCTGTACGCGGGCATCCTGGTGTTCGCGGTGCTGGGTGCGTTCTCGGTGAACTTCACGCCGATCGATGTCATCATCCTGCTGATCGTGGGCATCCTCGGGTTCTTCATGCGCCGCTACGGCTATCCGATCGCGCCGATGGTGGTGGGCCTGATCCTGGGGCCCATCTTCGAGAGCCAGCTGCGGCGCTCGCTCGCGATCTCGCAGGGTGATCCGGTGGCGCTCATCCAGTCACCGGTTGCGGCGACGATCTACGTGGTCCTGATCGTCATCTTCGCGCTGTCCCTCCTGCTCAAGCGCCGTCAGCGGCAGTTCGAGGCCATGGTGGCTGCCAATGCCGACACGAGCGCCGACACCGGCGCCGACTCCGGCGTTCATGCCGCAGCCGATTCCGGCGCTCCTTCCGTCGCGCGGGGAAGCGGATCCGAGGCCGGGGTCACGAGCACCGCGCCGCCGACCTCCGCGACGCCGGCAGACCAGCCCAACCGAGAGGACACCGACCGATGA